The Lolium rigidum isolate FL_2022 chromosome 2, APGP_CSIRO_Lrig_0.1, whole genome shotgun sequence genomic interval AATGTCATCCCCTTTTGCGCCTTCTGTGTGTGTTCCTTGTAATACAAAACTACATGCATTTATGTGTGTTTGAGGAAAATAATGTATTATCTTTGAACATTTGAACTCCAACAGGAAAATGACATTCTTGAGTATGCAAGGCAGTCATTAAAAACTAAACCACACATATTATGGCTTCTACCTCCAGTTCTTACCGCTGCAGCAATTCCGCCAAGGTGAGCTGTTTGCTCTTTACCCTAATGGATCTCTGCTCATTAGTCGATCATTTTAATGTTTACATTGGATCATATAGGTCGACCTTGTTTGAGATATACCTTGCTGAAATAGATAAGCAATTTGATGAAGCTGCTTCCACAGATCGGTATTACCAACAGTCAAGTACCATAAGCTATGTTAAATTTCCAAGTATTTGGACAAGTTCTCATCGTTTAATTTTTTCTGCTTCAATTTCAGAAGATGTAATTGCAGGAGAGATGGAATAGAGCAGCATGATAACTGTAAGTAATTTCGCAATTGTATTGTATCTACTCCCTTTCCTAAATTTCAAATAGAAAAACCATCCAAATGCTCCAAACTCTCTATAATTACTTGTTTCCTTCATTTTAGGTGATATTGCCGAAAGGATCCAATGTCTCTACATATTCCATGTTCAACACCCCATCTGACGGTTCACTAGTGGCAGTAGTTCAAGATAATGCTGGAGATTTGCAATGTGCACTTCAATTCCAAGTAATTGATTTTCCAGGCTGGCTGCAGTTAATTACTATGCATGTACGATTGTGGTGATTTGATGAGCATTAAGCAGTGGGAAAACAATACATTTTTTCATGTTGAAAAGTTGAAAAGCGTTTATCTAGAAGCGATATTCTTCGACAGTGACTGCATATAGGCTGGTCAAATATGAAGATCGAATAGTTTTTTTTTCCTCTGATTCTTTCTTCCAAGTTGACAATCTATGATGAATTTTGAATTACACCTATCTTCTGGTTCAGCCCATGTTTACTTTAGGTAATTTATTTGCATCATATCCATTCCTCTCTTTTGCTCTCATTTTTCTGGTCAACGAAACTTCAGTGTTTGGGGGGTATTTTGTTGAACAGTTGTCGTTTGGCTGATGTCTGTTGTATGATTTTTTCttatttatttgaattttgatgcGACCCGATCTCTTTAATTTAGCTTGGTAGGCTGGTAGCATCATGGCTGACGAATTCcatctgtaaaaaaaaaaaagcaccagTCAATATACTCACTCTGTTGTTCTATATAAGGTGCCATGCTTTTAAAAGTTGAACTTCAACCATAAACTTTCTGTAGAGTAAGTTGTACTACATAAGGTGCCATGCTTTTAAAAGTTGAACTTCGACCATAAACTTGCTGTAGAGTAAGGTCTTCATAGTCACAAATTCGCATGCCACATACTGTTGAATTAGCTTTGTGTCGAATTGTAAATCTTGGAAAGGCTAGTCAGCTTACATTAATCAACAGAGGGAGATTCACTTTTCCTTGATAAAGTTACTGAAGATGACTAATTTTCAATCTGCATCTAACCAATATGGCTGACTTTTTTTCCCTATGATTTTGCCTCTTAGTGCTTCTAGATTCCACCTGCACCAGGTCAGAACTCCAAAGCACGATTAATATACTATTGGTTTAAGTGCTGCATTCCAGCTGTCATTTGTCTTACAAAATGAGATGCATAGTCTTAGATCAGGTAATGGAAAGAGACATTGTCGTTCCACATTTATAGAACCCTCATACATGCCAAATTGGGTTTGTCAACTCCAAAGCACCTAGTTGCCAAAAAGATACTCCTAGATTGCCAGCTCATTGTTCGATTCTTTTATGGAATATTGCTTCATCCACACGGTTAGCACTCACCATAAGGTCTTGGCAAGTTAGCTGTAACATGTCCTGATACTCCTTGTAGGTACCGTGCCAGGATTTTCTTACAACTCCCAGATCAGTGTAATAGGTTAATTCATATTCTATGTTCCAGCCAGATCAAGCTAGCTGCTGTTAAGCATATCTGAAGCCATATATCCCCAGCATGGTCAGCCTTGTAATGCTTTAATTTTCTATAAGGAATTGAATGCTGGGTGCTTCTTGGGATGGTTAGCTGGTAGGTTTTAGAATATCTATTACTACATGGGAAGTAGCTCCGTGTGGTCCCTACTCTTAAAATAGAATGGTGTCAGTTCAAACTTTAAAGTATTGGTAGACTATCAGCTTGATGATTAGGGAAATTTAGATACATTAGCAGATTAAGAGTCCCCTCTAGAACCATAGCCCCACCTACCCTCCCATATGCACACAAGACACAGCCAATTGAACTTTTTGGCAGTCTTCGCCTCCAAAATGATCCTAGTCTGTGCTTGAAAGTTATTCCCTTTTCTTCTTCGATTCAAATCTGTGAAGAAACAAGTAAGTGACAACATAGATTCAACTAATTCTGTAACAGCAACGCAGAATCCATATCAAGTACTCTTTATGCAACAAAATTTGGTCTGATTCATCTCTCAGATGAGTAATTGGTTTTCCCTTCAAAAAGGAAGATTAGTAATTGGTTGTTCTATTCCTGCAATTCTGTTCCTTCTTGAAACTGCTGTAAGAGTTGGGGCTTGTTCTATTTAGTTCTTGAATACTGTTGCCTTATCTTTATTGTTCTATCCAGGAAGATTATTTATTGGTTGTCCTATTCAGTTGGGGCTTGCTCCTGCAATTCTGCTCCTTTATCTTTTATGTTTAAGAATGGTTTAAATCTGCACATCATGTTGCACATGTGTTTCAATCCTTTGTAGTTAGTTCCTGTTGTGATTGCAATCTTGAGTTTAATCGCAGACTCTAGAAGTATTAATTGGCAATTATCAGTGTACAATTCACATCATGATTCTGATGTTCAGCTATAATTTttttactaagatgcataaacctgCCTGATATTCACAATTTAAGAACCTCACTGATTCACTAATTGGGGatttatagtactccctccgaatcAAATTTAGACTAAGTTGAACTAATGTCCTGACACTTATAATTGATCGGAGGGAATAATAATTGTCTGTTGGCTTGCAAATTTGTAGAAAACAAATTCTCTCTAGTTGGAGACCTGGGGAAATAAGAAGCTCCATTTATTTGAATGACTGAACAAGAACAGGAAAATTATATCTTCACTGGTTTCCTTCACAAGTTTGAATCGGATAGGCCCTTACATATGATCAAAGATCCATTTTAATGGATAGAAGTGGATCATCCTAGGGGTAATGCACACGGTCACACATCAATAATGAATCAGTTTGGCAATGGAGAAGTTCCTTGGTATCTTTCATCAGATATTAATGTAGTACCAGCAGTCTCTGAAGTCACAGTTCCTAAGTTTCCAGAGTATAGGAAATTCTACATTGAAAAGGATATGTGTGGTAATTCTATCACCTCATGCAATACCTTTTGGGCTGCAAATGGTGTCCTCCAGTCAACATCCAACTTCACTTCAGATCCTTGTATTAACAATGGATTACCTACCGGGAAGCTGTCTCCTGAATCACATATCACTGCAATGCATGGTTGTGATACTTCACTGACATCAGTACATTCATCACACAAGGGTAATCCAGGTTATTTAAGGATGTTCTATCCCAAAGTATCTGAAGAGATCAGCTGGGGTGAAAAACCACTCCCGGGAGTATTTGATTATCCAGCGAGCATTGATGTTTCTGATCAACAAAACATTATTGTTAGCCAACAAACCCAGGACATCAATACAGTGGATCATGATACCCACCTTGCACATCAAAACGAGTGGTTCTCATCTGGGAGTTCTGGGCAATTTTTTGAAAATTCAGGATCTGGTGGGTCTGTGCTTATGGTAACTATCTCATTTCACCGACTTTCCACTTGTGATTTGCTTCAATTATTCTAGGAGTTCTCAGTGTCCTCTCTTTTCTTTTGGTTTTACTATCTTTAAAACAATACAATGACAGGCTAGTAGAGCCCTACTCCACTTTGCAGATCCAGATCCAACCTTTTTCCATATAATACCATTGAATTTTGTCCCAGATGCTTAATGTGGTTGGCACCTCATTTGCAGGCAGTTGACGCAACAAGTACAACACCTTcaaatcatgcatattttcatGAGCAGAACAATATATCAAGTCCTTTCAACATGGATGAACTTTCCAGTGACAaatccccttcttcagacactgctccaACCAAGTCAAGGATGCGCTGGACACCTGAGCTCCATGAGCGGTTTGTTGACGCTGTTAACAAGCTTGGTGGAAGTGGAAGTATGATCACTATTGCTTTCTTACTCTTTTTTAACTGAGTTCTCCGTACGCTTTGTTTTGTGCTAATTATACTGTACAGGGCAATGTTACCTTGAAACAGGAAATATACGGGTTACTATTTGTACAGTCATATTTCTAGTTATTTTGTTACTTTTGCTAGGAGAGTTCATTTATCTATGCCCTGTTCCTGCAGAAGCAACTCCAAAGGCTGTCCAGAAAGTTATGAAGGTTGAAGGGTTAACTATATACCATGTAAAAAGCCATCTACAGGTATACATTTGTTGCTTCTGAGTTTTCAGTGAGTTTTTATATCTCTTCTTTATTTCCTGATGACCACGGGTTATTCTTTTGCAGAAGTACCGCACAGTTCGTCATCAATCTGAATCATCTGATGGTTTGTTTGTCTCTCTGCTGGGTTTAATGCCATCGTTGCAAGCCATATCCATACCATCATATTGTAGCGGACTAGGATACCAGTAGTCTAGTCAAATTTGAAGTTGGTGAAAGGTAGGATTTTAtgcttattttattttgtttgttttAGCAGGTACTTCAACGGAGAGAAGCAGCCATATGGATGAAGTTTGCTCTCAAAGCTCGAAGTGAGATAATCTTTGCCTATATGTTTTCTTTTATTGCTGTCGTAAAGACTATGTATGTATAAGACTCCACCTATGCCACCAGTAACTTATTTAGGTTCGGACTTATTTCAAAGATGTCCATAAAATGGCGGAATGCCCTAGATGACAGTAAAGTCTTTTGTTCACTTTATTGTGCAGACATGGAGTTCTAATTGTTTGTTTTATACTTTGTGCAGAGCCATGGAGGCTTGTGAAGGGCTAAGAATTCAGATTGGCTTGCAGAAGCAACTTCATgaacagcttgaggtatgcacatCCTACTCAGAACTGGTGAGAGAAGACGTGCGGACTTTCATCTATTTTACTGACCTGGGTTCTTTCATATTTCCCTCCATAGGTCCAGAGAAAGCTGCAGCTGCAAGTAGAAGAACACAGCAAGTACCTGGAGAGGGTGATCACGAAGCAAGGCGAGAGCCTAAAACTGCTTGGGGGACTGCCAAGGTTTCAACATGCAAGCACACAGGCTGTGGATCACAAAGAAACGTACAGAGAACAAACAGTGGGCGTGGAAGAGAGCCATTTAGAAAAGAAATGACTGCCTTTCAGTTGTGCACAAATAGAAAAGACTTGAGACACGCCCCGACAGGCTGAAGAAAGCAAGATTAAGAGTCAATTAGATTTGAGTCTGATTAGTTACCTGCCCTTTTGGCTTGTTGATTTTCCCTCCCAGGTGACCTTTTTCAGGCACTGTATTGGTGTGAGCTGACTTGCGCAGATTTTTTTGAATGGGAATACAGACTATTTCTTTCTTCATAACAAACTAAGATCGTATCTAAGtttttttctttaattttttGAGAATTGATCGTATCTGAGATGATGATTCATCATTGCCAGTGCGCGTGTTTTCTTTTTTGACGATGCTCTCTGGTTAGGAGGCTTTGGATTTACCTCTCTGTATCTCCAGGCTTAATTCAACTGTGTTTATCATCGTCAGGTTGCTATGGCATGATCAACTTAAAAGTTGAAGGTTTGACTCAGACGACCATTACAAATTCAAGGTTTGAAACAGACTTTACACGGGTGATTTATTTCGATGCTACTTGACCCAAGAACAGGGTGCAAATGCAATGTCATTTATACATGTGACAGGCAGCTTCGACAGAAAATTAGATGAACATGAGCACACTGGAGCGGAGGAGCTTGGTGCATCAAGCGGCCTGGAATggcctcagggcatctccaaccgggcgacccatcccgcgcccgcgcgtccggatgggtcgaaacggacaaaagcgcggcccagcgcgcggacccatccctaaaacggatggccgcggcgtccgggacgacccaaacccggcccaaatcttggacgagtttgcgtggccgcggacgcgaaaggctggtcgctcgcgtcctccccttgtccgccctggcccgcctgtctgcctcccaaaacacaaggccgccgcacacatctccccccccggctccgccgccacccacggaccggcgatttcggagcgcgtcgacgccggccatcgtcgtcgagccGCCGGGCAagcgggcggaagcataggtcgaggtcccgcgctgctttcgccacgtcgtagcagagtcggaggacgccggcgccggcgttgttgtcctctcaccgtcgcgacacctcccgccgttcgcagccgcgccgtttccgccggaggtgagccctcctgcaccgtgtttccagaccgcaagtcggctgaGACGGCCATGGCTGCGGGTCCCCGgagaagcatttggatcgcctccgcctgcgaggtgttcgttcaaatgctcgaactaagatgtgtcccttttcagatcatggtggacagcgacgacgagtacttcttcaagaacttcatcgacacgtcgtcagaagaggagtccgacgacgaatttttcacggatgctgcggtgctcatccacgagcacattgtctcgcagatccccgtgttccgggggtctttgccggggcgcgcggccgcgttggaccgcaaaagagaacgcggccacgaccagctctacaacgactacttcaaacccaatccattgttcgtgccgcacttgtttcgccgtcgttttcggatgaacagccgctgttccgccggataatggatgccgtcaagatctacgacgactacttctgtgcgaaagtggatgcacttggcaaggtaggcctctcttcgtaccagaaatgcacggcagcgattaggatgctcgcatatggcgttgccggtgatttcgtagatgagtacacgcgcatgagtgagtcaaccggcctGGAATCGATGTATAGGTTCTGCAGagcggtgatcggttcgttcggagaacagtacctccggcaaccaaatgcggaggacacagctcgtccgttgtcgatcaacgcttccgggggtttctgggatgcttggcagcatagaccgcatgcattgggagtggaagaactgcccctttggttggcagggggcatacggcggccattccgaggggtgcacggtcattcttgaagctgttgcttcccatgacacatggatttggcactcattcttcggaatggctggctcgcacaatgacatcaatgtgctgcagcgctctccggtgtttgacgaggctagcgtacggtcggtccccgatgtggattttgagatcaatggccaccactacaccaaggggtactaccttgctgatggtatctatccaccttgggctacactcgtgaagacaatccgaaatcCCAGCtcggagcaggaggcaaggtttgccaaagagcagggaggcagcccggaaagatgtcgagcgggcgtttggcatcctccaagctcgttgggctatcgtcggacacctgccggagcccgggatgtgcaaactctgtgggaggtgatgaccgcttgtgtaatcatgcataacatgattgttgaggtagagcgggatgattcactctttgataatgactcgggaaggccaaggagagttggttactcctcaaggtggtccggcatcattccgggacattcttcatgcgcaccatgaaattcgagatctagctgtacacaaccagacttcaggctgatttggtcgagcacatgtggcagcatgtaggcagcaatgctgcaaacaacaatcatgAAGGCAATcctgaagcctagagcatttgtatcgttttttcattttatttgaataatactttatccttgattacatggactatgtaatgtgtaatacattttgagcatttgaactattttatatattttttctataatttattttgcgtttttctagtgaatttacaagaaaaacataccatgggcgccgcgacccaaatctggcgcgttgggcgcagcgcgcgacccaaacggacgcgcggacgcggggcaccgtccgcgcgtccgctcgggcacgcaaacggcccaaaacggacggcccagcgcgtccgtttgggtcgcccggttggagatgccctcaggtaTGGCTGAGCAAATTGCATCCAGACGGAGCTCGGCGGGGCCATCTTCCTCTTCAGGTCCTGGcacacggcggcgccgccggtggaGTACAGATTGCACCGTAGCCCATCCTGGATCTTTTCAGAAAGAACGAAAAAACATCCAAGAAACGAAGTGTCAAAAAACAAAGTCGCATAATTGCACATCTCGTTAGCAGTTGGAGGCAGCGAGCGAACGTGTGCGTACTTTTGTGACGACAGTGGTGATGTCCGGCGCGCCACCGTAGAGTGGCCTTGCCATCGCCGCCGGCTGCGCCTCCTCCGCGGCGACGACGATCTCGGCCGCCTGAGCTACCAGGGGGCCGTGCGCCACCGCTGCTTCCCGGAGGCCGGCGTAGGGGAGCATGGAGTGGCACGCGGCGCAGTCGCTTTGCATGAACACCTTGGGCCCGCGCTGAGACCTGCTCATCACAGAAGTTCAACAAAACCCAACCATACTTTTCAGAGAAAGAAGTTCTTCTCCGTGACAGCTGACGATTGCTGCTGGGAAACCAAAGCTTTGGGGTGTGCTTACGCGTCCTGCGGCCACGGGTAGGCAGGGCAGGCGATCCCGGCCATTGCAACGCCAAGGCGAGCTCGAGAGCGTGTGCCGACTTGGCTACTGATGCAGGTGGTGGGTTTGTCTGCAGATAAGATGGGTCGTAGGAGTGAAGTGGAGAGTGTTGCGTTCTGGATTGGGGTGACGTGGGCGCTGGGCAACAAAGCCTCAAAGAGGTGGAAGGCGTGTTTCGGTTGGGTGCGGGAGCCGTTTTCTACTTCTCAAAGCGGGTTTCTCTAGCATATGCACAAAATAAAGGAAGACTCTCTCATGAGTTCTTGCTCTTATTGGAGGAGAACTTTGGCCCCTACAGTTCTTAATTCGCACAGCTATACGCATGACTTTGCATATACCTAATGCTCTCGAGTCTCGATGTAACACCCCGACCATCCCCAGCTGGGGCTGTTACCCCTGGCATCTCTCTTACAAGATATATTCCGTCCATTTACGATTAATTTACGAAAAaagtatcaacatctacaatataaaTATATTATATTAAAATCATGATAATATATATTTTAATGTTATAGGTATTTGGTACTCCCTTCGTCTATGAATAGATGTCGAGAGGTTCATTTAAATTCGAATGTATTTATGCACTAAAAAGTGTccagatacattcgaatttagacaaattttcgacatctaaaaatggacagaggtagtattacaTATATTGATTGTTTTAATATTAGTTAAAAAAATTAAAGTTTGAATTTGACTAAACCTAAAACGCgaattaaataaaaaatagaaGGAGTATGAGCACTTGGTCTCATAATTCTTGTCATGGTTCTAGTTTGAAACTTATCATACTATTGGGGTGACACAAAGATGCATGCTTTCCAACATTGTCATGCAATTTTGGCAAATCTTTGTGAAAATCTAACCAATTTTGTCATGCAATTTTGGCCAAACGGCCCAACTTCCTACCGTGGCAGCCCATGCCGGATGGCCCCCTAGCCATAACTATTTTCGCGGGAGGAATCTGATCTATCGGTAGCCCCCCGCATGATCCCTGGACCAGTCTGGTTCAAGCTTGGCCCATTCCCTAGTCTGCTCCTTCGCCATACAGTGCTCCGTCGGCTTAGACCGGGGCGTGGAACCACGGTCTCCGTCCGTCCACCGGCTCACCAGGTCTCCTCGGCTCTCAGCCTCCTGCGCAGGTCTACCACGCCCAGGCTCCGCACCCGGGGTACGCAGCATCACCATACATGTACGGCCCCCTCCGACACTACCGTATGCATCACCGTCACCAGCGCCCGGACCATCATCGTCGACCTCCACGCCAAACTGGGATCAAGTCGCCTTCATCgccacgatgaacaatttcaccctCAACAACACCAAAGGTACGAATTGGGTTTTCGATTCTGGTGCATCTTCGCACATgtcttcaaatttgaattttctgttagcttgttcttcctctccctttTCCTCAATTACCATTGGCGATGGCTTCTCTATTCCAATCTGGCACAGGACACTCCTGCATATCTCACCCACATGCCAAATTTCTTTTACGTCAAATTCTAATTGACACTTCCTTAATCAAAAATCTCATATCCATTCGACAATTTACAATTGATAATCGTGTCTCATTGAAATTTGACCATTTTGTCTTATCTGTGAAGGATCTACAAATGGGGAAGCTTCTCGCACGGTACAATAGCTCGGGTGACTTCTATCCTCTTCATGGTGCATCAACTTCTTCACCTCAAGCCATGATCACCCCTATTGGACTCTGGCATCGTCGAATAGGACATCCCAATAAAACCACATTGTCATCTTTACTTCAAGAATTTTGTAT includes:
- the LOC124693439 gene encoding protein PHOSPHATE STARVATION RESPONSE 1-like isoform X1, whose protein sequence is MNQFGNGEVPWYLSSDINVVPAVSEVTVPKFPEYRKFYIEKDMCGNSITSCNTFWAANGVLQSTSNFTSDPCINNGLPTGKLSPESHITAMHGCDTSLTSVHSSHKGNPGYLRMFYPKVSEEISWGEKPLPGVFDYPASIDVSDQQNIIVSQQTQDINTVDHDTHLAHQNEWFSSGSSGQFFENSGSGGSVLMAVDATSTTPSNHAYFHEQNNISSPFNMDELSSDKSPSSDTAPTKSRMRWTPELHERFVDAVNKLGGSGKATPKAVQKVMKVEGLTIYHVKSHLQKYRTVRHQSESSDAGTSTERSSHMDEVCSQSSKAMEACEGLRIQIGLQKQLHEQLEVQRKLQLQVEEHSKYLERVITKQGESLKLLGGLPRFQHASTQAVDHKETYREQTVGVEESHLEKK
- the LOC124693439 gene encoding protein PHOSPHATE STARVATION RESPONSE 2-like isoform X2, encoding MNQFGNGEVPWYLSSDINVVPAVSEVTVPKFPEYRKFYIEKDMCGNSITSCNTFWAANGVLQSTSNFTSDPCINNGLPTGKLSPESHITAMHGCDTSLTSVHSSHKGNPGYLRMFYPKVSEEISWGEKPLPGVFDYPASIDVSDQQNIIVSQQTQDINTVDHDTHLAHQNEWFSSGSSGQFFENSGSGGSVLMAVDATSTTPSNHAYFHEQNNISSPFNMDELSSDKSPSSDTAPTKSRMRWTPELHERFVDAVNKLGGSGKATPKAVQKVMKVEGLTIYHVKSHLQKYRTVRHQSESSDGTSTERSSHMDEVCSQSSKAMEACEGLRIQIGLQKQLHEQLEVQRKLQLQVEEHSKYLERVITKQGESLKLLGGLPRFQHASTQAVDHKETYREQTVGVEESHLEKK
- the LOC124693440 gene encoding uncharacterized protein LOC124693440, with the translated sequence MAGIACPAYPWPQDASQRGPKVFMQSDCAACHSMLPYAGLREAAVAHGPLVAQAAEIVVAAEEAQPAAMARPLYGGAPDITTVVTKIQDGLRCNLYSTGGAAVCQDLKRKMAPPSSVWMQFAQPYLRPFQAA